gacttttaCCCCTTTGGGCTCCAGTGACCAGACTGCTTCCCAGAGTAATGAAGGAGTAGTAACCTTATATAAAGCAtgttaacaaaataattatcatCTTGTGTAGCTAGTTGATCTGTGTGAAATCAGTCAAATGTGCTATTGCTATCTGTACAGTTTTGTAAAGTGTGAGTAGTACAAAATGAGCTCTGGAGTTTCTATTTGCTAATGCACAGTACAGTCGTAGAGTAAaggaaaaagatttaaaatgaaattataatcCTAGAGACACAAAGCAAGTATGCAAAGCTGTCTTTATTGGTCTTACATGCTCTCAGTATTATAGCCACTCCAAATGTAAGACTTCAAAGGCAATTAATCCATTTTTGTCACATACAGACTAGTATGAAGAATGACAATGAATCAgattgtgtgcttgtgtttttgtgtagtcCTGTTGGTCGCATGGCCATGCAGTTTGTTGCCACCCAGATGATGTCTGGCATGTGGAATGGACCATCCACAAGCCAAATGATGAAACCTGTGAGTTCAGTTTACAATGCGTCGCATCACCCTGCTGCTTATATGCTTCAGTCAGTTTTTCAATTGTCACAATTTTCTCTTAACACGAGATTCTTTCCCATAATTCCTAAGGAATTTTTGTTGTACAAGTTTCTTTTTAAGCTCAATATATTAGGGAAAATAGTCCTTGTTAGCTAATTTTCATCTGCTTGCCACAAAGATGTTAAATTGTAAGTTGAGACACTACAACTGTATTTACTGGCATCTTGCAGGGCTTCTCTACCATCTCACCAATGTCCCGGATTCAGACAGATGTCAACCTGCCTCCTCTGAAGAAGCTTGCTCCACCTGACAGCAAGTCGAAGGAgcgtttgtttgttgtttttaacccATCCCCGCTGCCCATCGATGTGTTGGAAGATGTTTTCTGGTAAACATCCTGTACTTTGACTTGTCTTTTCAATTACTTACATTTTACGCGTGAATTTCATAAAATGCACCTAACTGTGCATGTATAGTGAAAAGAATGGTCCTTTGACTTTAAGGTCGAAGGTTCAATAGATATATGCGCCTGCtatttgataaaaaaatattttcccgCTGAATCTGTCTCTGCAGTCGCTTTGGTTCCCTTATTGAGGTCCATTTGGTTCCTGGGAGGAATGTTGGATACATGAAGTATGCAGAAAAGCAGGTGAGACTAATGTAGAACATCATCTCTGATAAAGTAGGGAGTCATATGCTATATTTGTCTTATTTCACTTCTGCATTTCAAATGATGTTCAAATCAAGTGATATACCCAACTTATTCTCTTTGCATGcttatctttatttctttcttagTGTGCTGATGAGGCCATGTCAGTGCTGAATCTCCGGGTGGTAAATGGAGTGAAGATGAAGGTGATGCTGGCGGATCCTCCGAGAGAGGAATCTCACAAACGTCTTCGTACCTACTAAGACCTTTGTGCAAGAAATGACCGGTAAGTGCTTTTCTGCTGCAGGTAACACTAGTGTGAAACTTTCATTTAGCACTAAAGCATCTTTTTTACATCCCATGATTGTAATTTGTGCAAGGCCTGCTACATGAGTTGTGcaagcataaaaaaacatttgttaccTCTTGTAAAtttgtcaaatgttaaacattaGGTAATTCGTATATAAATGCATTGTCTTTTTGCAGCTGTTTGgctgtgtttgtttgaaagTAACATTCTGTCACGTTGTTGGTGGAGTTCCATTACAAAACCAAAATTATGCATGTTAACGTCAGGGGTGCAGAGTCTGAGACAGAATCTGGCAAGTGATGAGTATTTTCTTGTGAGTAACACTGCAGCTTCTTGTTCCCTAGGCGACTGTTGTCACGAGACAATGAGACGTGACCTGACCGACCGACATCAAGACCTTCTTCTGACCACTGACACGACCTTTAACACCTTGTCTGACCGTACCTCTCGTCAGTGACCTTGCTGTGACTCACTGATATAACCAGTATAACCATCATCCACCACTAGAGTACAGCTTCATTAGAGTCCGTGAACAACGCGGCTACAGTGTTGGTATGTATCGTTGTGTTCAGTATTCTGCATTTCGTTCTGACTCTGCTTTTGGCTCTTATGAGCAGTTCTATCCAATGTTCCTCCACGGTCTGTAGTTCAGCTAAGGAATCAGGCTgtgataaaacttttttttttcctctagaTTTTATCCGTCGTTTGTCTCATCTGCCCTGTAACTGCATGTTGTGCTTAGTTCAAATTTATCAGTGTGAGCTTTTTTGTTCCAGTACAAATAAATATCAGATAAATTGGTCAGTCTGTGTCCTGTCTTATTTTGTATCTGTCTCATCATTGCTGCTATAAGAACAAAGTGTGACATGATGCACCATGAACGGTGACCAGATATAACATGTGTTGTTTgcaatggggaaaaaatattcAGGGTTCTGTATTGGAATAAAGAGCCTCTATAGCTCTGTTGACAGTGGCTGCTTTTCCCTTGGAAAGTGAAAATTTCATTATAGAATGTGATTTACTAGTCACATATCAGCAACTCCTCAGAGAGATACAAATTGACTTTCATATTGTAAAGGGATGGTGACTGGTggaaatttaatttcacatttcagtAACAGCATTTATGgaacatcagacatttcaatAAATCGTTTCAATTTATTGTCTTTGGAAGATTCCTCTTGCTAAGAACTGAATTATAGATTTCAACAAACACTTTGACATAAGTACAACCAGTCAAACTTGCATGAAGGATCTGCCTGCTTGGCATTGTTAATTTTAAGATAATTGTGTAACTAGGTTTGAATAGAAATCAATGGTACAATTTGGTAAATTGAAGACTTaatacaaacatttaatgtttttctgaatttaaattgaaattgCGAAGTCAAAATTGTGGTTACATTACTTTGAATTATAGTGAATATAAATGTTTGCCATCTATATTTTTTCTGATTAAGTCTTGCCATGTCTCCATAAGCAGCAAAATAAAGttctgaaaaaaattatcacCAAGACAAGCTATGATAACGGCTCTGACTTCcaagaagacacacaaacactggatATACAGAAATCTTTTATTTCTGCAGGAGGCAAATCATGACATTATTTACAATATTGGTTTAACAATGGGACCAAGTGTTTCAGTGATTTATTACTACGCAAACCTGGTCTCTGAAAGAACTGTCATTTTTGGAAGCTGTAAGTTCCATGATACTTCTGAGCAAGGTTTTTAAATCAATGACATGAAGGCTGAAGGAAAATCTTCACTCAAAAGATGACTTCAAACCATTGCTTTTTGGGGGTAGGAAAGCAGGTGAAGCTCTGAACAGATTTGGTTTCTTACAACAGAATCACTCCTGTTCATTTACCATATTGAGTTACTTAAATTTGAAGACATCTTTCAAATATCGATTGATAATCTACAATTTAATTGTACTTCAGGCTTATATTATGCTACCAAATGGCAAATTTTACCTTCTGGCCCTTACAACCTAATCAGAATTTAATGTACTGTGGAGTAGAGGAACacctgaaagaaaataaaaactgatctCACCCTAAATGACTTTGTTGTGGTACATGTGCACAACAGCAGCCAAAGTTTCTTTTTACAGACATTTTGACACATTCATGTGGACCCTGCTGTTGAAATCTGGACACCAAccgaatgaaaaaaaaaagaaaaaaaaaagccaaggaCATGGTGGGATGAAAAGCGCAATAAAGACAACAGAGGGGTCAAAGACAGGCAGTGATGTCGTGATATAACTTGGCTTTATTAACGGAGTCTCtgaagtttaaaatttaaaatagttCAAATATCTggtctctgtttttttttgctccatgcATCCATCAGTCCATTCTTTTGTCATAGTCCATCCCATTGTTCACTTCATGACTCCTCCATCTCAGGAGCTCCTTGTCAGTGTCTCACTCCAGAGCCAGTGTGTTGAGTTCTTCGTCGAGCTCCTCCAGATCTTCTCCCGTGAATAGGTTTTCATCGACCGGtacttcatcctcttctccatcctcctcgCCTCCCTCTGCCTCCGAAAGCCCGTTAGTCTCACCCCCACCACAAGCTCCATTCAGCTGCTCCTCTGTAGACAAGTGATGTAATCATGTTATTTGTAAATCTTAAGGATTTTTACTATTACTGTAATTGGCTTTGATTTGTCTTTGCTTCCAACTTTTGATGGAATTTACTGACTGGTTACAGATAATCATGTGGCCTAAAAACTGACCAGCTATGCAAAatccatttttttaatctctttttttaaacaggtGAGTTTTTCTTACCACTGTCTGTTTTCGTTGGTTGAGTCTTATTCCTAGAAGTGAAGCGGTCCATGGATGCTACAGTAATGCCTGAGTTATCAACCTCTTGTGGAACGAAGCGGGACAAGTCTATGTCCTGGACCTCTGTTGTATTGAtctaaaataaatcataaaaggTTTAGACATGAGTGTGATGCAAGGAAGAGGTAAACATTTTGTACAGGCTGTGCAAAGCAGGCCACCGAACCAATATGAAAGTAGTTATTGAGCTGGGATGTCTCACATGAAGTCACACAAAAGCCAATTAAATCGTTGTTGGCTGAAGGTGCTTATGATTTCCTCAAAGTTGGGCTCCAGAAAATCAGTTGATGAAACAGTACTGATAATATTTACCTGTATTTCACTatcttcctcctcatcgttGTCATATTGAGTGTCATCTGCTTCAGCGTCATCGTCATCGACCAGCTCCGGACGGAACTCGAACACCTCACGTCCGCTCACCTTTAAAGACAAGAGATCTAAATAAATCCTGCATCACCATAGAAATGTTTCTAGGCATATAACAATGTTGCATCACAGTCAGTGAAAGACAAACCTGTGATCAGATTGTAAAGACAAGCTGGTTTGGAATTTGACTTACCACTAACGATTTTCCTGCTTTAAAGTCagccttcttcttttccatctcctccttcgCTTTATCTAGCTGTTAATCAATTTAAAAGACAATCCATTTAAAACTCTTGCAATTAAGTCATGATTTATTcctgaaataaaatgttgtgaCAATGTTCTGAATCATCAAAAGACTAATTTATAGGGAGGGTATGATTTAAGATGTTCCAAACCTTCTCCTgccttttcctcttcttccaaGCCAGGAAAGTCTCCAGGGTGATCCGAGTCACATCGGGGCCCAGAGCCAAGCGCTGCAAGGGGGGGAAGTCAGACATCAGAACGTGGACTGTATACAACACTTCCAGAATAATGCCAGCCACACAGCTGAAACAGTCAAATCAGGAGCTGCATCAGTTGTCCGCTCTGATGTAAATAAGGCTGACACATCCTGAGATAGTCACACCTGGAAGTTCCTTTCTTTATGGTTGTAATGATTTGTTTATTAGCAGTCGTAGGAAGTCCAAATGTTCGGTAGTAGCATGTGATAAAAGCTGATGGTAGTAACCATGTAGTCTGAAAGACAATCATTCCAGAAATGTGAATTAATTCAACATGTCCATCATGTTTTCTGTTCAGATGTAGACGCTCCTCCGTTCAGTCAGTTCAAGTCAGGACAAAACGAAGGCACACTGGCCGAATGTGGGGTGGGGTCATCGATCCTCCAGCTTTAAGGTTGGCAGTAAAAACAATGTAACAGCATCTAATCGATGTTCGTATAAAAGTGAAACAGCAAATGGGACAACACTGGAATGGAGTGTGATGCCTTGATGACTTGTTTTATCTGTCATCTATAACCAGGACATTTTACAAAGCAGCAAAAAGCCGTTAACTTAGCTAACATGCAAACATCAaccaaaaatgtcttcaaattggAGAGACAAGGTCTGCAAACCCCTTTTTTCCTCAGAGGACAGTATTTGCTTCCATTTTACAAAAAGTAAATGTTCATTTGCTTTGCTTACAAGGACAATAGAGATGTGTGACACTACTGTACAGAAATTCAATCAGGAATCTATCGTGAGGCACCTTTTGTCCCTCCCTGCTTCTTTACCTCATTTTCTATCAGTTCTTCCAGTGaaatttcctcctctctctcctccttcttcttgtccttcttcAGCACAAAGCCAGGTGGCAGGGCATGTCGATACATGCAGTTATCGCCCCCTCCAGGACAAACCCAGAACCAGCCGTACTTGTTGTTTTCTATGGCATCAAGGAAGTATTTGCACACCTGCAAATACACAGCACCAAATCACACAGATGACACAAGGGGaaagaaataatttcatttaaaactaGTCACATTTAATAATAGGGCCTGGAGTGCAACTATGAGTGAAGCACAAATAGAAGATTTACATTTAAGTAGTGCTTATGAAGTCCACagtggaaaaaatgtttgtcgTCATTTTCAGCCAAACCATAAACCCCACCCACTCACTCACGACTCCCTTAAACACCGTTATCTGCATCCTTCGCCATCTAACCTGACTCAGTTTAACACCCTTGAGATTTACTTCAAATGTTTGTCGCTGCATCACTCATCAAGACTCAGATAACTGGAGAAGCCCCTAGCAATAAGATGAACACATGTGAAATGTCATGACTGATCCAAAGATTTGAGCTTTCATCTCCGTTACGTTAATTACATTGTCTGCCTGTCGTATCTTCATTCCCCTATAAACACTCAAGATGGCAAACTTCTAACAATCTGGAATACAGTTACAACAATGTACTCCTTAGAAAGTTCCTTAGATTATTAGAAAGAAACTCAATTCTTTTTAGTAAAGTTGTTCATTATCAATTATGAGATGGACACTTGGATCATCTGATATCCCATTGCATTCCTTCAACATTTGTCACTCATCAGCGAAACCTACAATTTGCGTTTtggctttcttcttctctgcctcGCCGTGTTTCTTATTGACGACCTCTTCTAGTTTCTTCTCATCCCAGTTCTCCATGGTGTCTACgaaaaacaaaccaataatATACTTTCAATGTCCATACTGTATGACATGGAATCCAATATGCCGGTTATATATCCAGGCCACCCGTCACAACACACTGACCTTTCTCTAGATCTTCATCTCTTTCATCCACATAGACACTTCTCTTCTCACATTTCCTCTCCATTGACAAATCATGACTAAACTTGCACTTGTCACCTTTGGTGCACTGGCCCTGCTTAAAGAATGCACACAGCACTGACTTTGGGTCAACACCTGCAGTAGATGGAGAGAAATAAATCCTTACTTTTTCTGATGTCATCTAATGTCTATTCAAATTTaatgaacacagaaaaaacaggaacatatttggaatttatattttaaaacattgacaaaatgtattaaaatgacCAATCTTTCACAGAGTATATTGGCACCTTTGCTGACTTTCTGGGCAGCAACTACAGGTTTAAACAACTCATTGAGTTCATCCAACTCTTTCTTCTTGTCAGTCTTCTTGTTGGTCTTCTCTGCATCAGCCTGGGCgacctacacagacatgaatGGCAAAGATCTCATTCAATTAAATTAGTTCACAaagattttttactttttgtccaTATACAAGCACACAAAGCAGTATATCCTCCTAATAGCTACACGACTTAAAAACTTGGTTGCAAAATCTGATCAacaatcaattttctttttctttttgacagcttacatttaaaataacttaaaaatgAATTGCAAGAAAATTTGGGGGTACACAGGGGGGAAAAATGCTTCTTCACCTGTCTGGCACTTTGTTGTCCATATTTGACTTGTTGCGTTACATTCTTGATGAACTTCTGCTGCTTTGCCCCCTTTTTGTTCTTCAAGCCAAATGTCTTGTCCTGCAAAATACACATattcacaaaaatgtaaaaaacaaaacaacaacacataatgcTCACCCATAAATGATTTAGATAACTGATGACCATAAGCAGCCAGTGTTACAAAACCTAAATGACTGCTACTACTGTAGTTGGTAAGccaatatataaaaaaagaaatactacTGTATTAAAagggtaaataaaaaaaacagccactTGTCTTTTTGGTGGCTTTAGCTGAAATCACCACTAATGACTGTGCAAGTTGTGATGCTTCTTAATTTTACTCTAGAACTGCAAATCAAGTGACAGTCACAGACATTTATTAGTTCAGAAAATGTGATAATTTAAATATTCTACCATTATCTAGTCAGGGACACAGGGCCACTACAATTGAAGGTCAAGCAACAATGTGTTCAGTCACATATGAGATTTCATCCAGATATAGACAACAGAAGAGGTTTGTGACAAAGGATTATCCAAATAAGGCCTTGGGTACATATTCAATACTTGTCAGTACACTGAATTAAAGTTTATTATCTTTTCGTGCTACCTGAAGGCAACCAACTTCATCTCTCtagcaaaattaaaaaaaacaacctgattATCCGTCGAGTGTAACCTCGCCAGTGCAAAGCACCGCAACCTAAAATGACAACAAACGCTTTGACAGACCCTGATATTCAAGGAAGATCAATAAAATCAATCTGGTATACCAACTTCGCATTAGCTCACAAGATACACAGTAGTTGTGTTCACTAGTGGCTAAAGCCAACATGCTCGGCTTGTTAAGCGTATTGGAAAGAAGTGGAACCTGCTTTAacagtttttaacattttttaactgtCACCTTCAACCAAAGTTGAAAATCGTATCCCCTTGTCCAAGAAAAAGATGAGCCCACTGGTCGTTTAGCTTGTGGGTTGATTCGACCAGTAGCAGGCCCATGGCGCTTGTATTTCTAGTTCGTCTATGAAAACCACGTTAATCACACATTATACTATAAATACATTACACTTTGTGTATTCTTTATGCTGATTATTTCTGgtatgcaaatcaaacctactCTACAAAGACGATTGAGAATTGTTACTTCATTGAcacggcccccccccccccagcgcttGACCGGCTCGCAAAGATAGCTAATGTGACGTGTGGCACACTGCGTAAACCTAGCATTCTGGTAGCTGCTAAAGGCCCTTGCAAATAAGTAGTCAAGTCATATTATTGGCCGTAaggtaaataaattaatactgACAACAACCAAAATACTACGGAACCTTTAAATCTGTTTAGAGGTGACTGTAACTCCACATTTTACTTGTCGGCACTTGTGTTAGGCTAGCTTAGCAGTGTCAGCCAGCATAAGCGAATGCTGTTTCTGAACTCGTTGGCTAACATCGACAAGCTAACGCGTGATTTGATTTTTACCTCTATtatcttctcctttttcttttcttgagtttttttatttcccGTGGGCTGCACGGGTTTCTTCGGAGGCATGTTGACTCGGATATAGCGTAAGGGCGATTATTATTTGCTTTACTGTAATGTTTCGAACGGAAACTCAGCTCCACATTACCCAATTGTTGCTAGCAGCAGCACGTTATAGCCACATGAAAGTGTTGATGTTCAAAGACGTCATTACGCACCCCGGAGAGGCATTATGGGTATGGTAGTTAACTAAAACAAGAGACACATTTAGCGACTTTTACAGAACCATCCAACCAGAGAACAGCTAAGTcattaaagaaaattattgtACGGATTTTCGAATGTGTATGAACTCCGGGTTGATTTGGgtcttttaaattgtgtttttgttgttatttaaaaaatatcaatagaCCATTTACAATCAGTGAATTATCATTATGATTTAATATGTATAATTCACTATTCATTATAAATAATTAgatgattatttttaatgaaagtactgtattacaaaaaatttatttaaaaaaagaattcagtCCTGCAAATGTGTTCCACGAAGTCCATTAAAAGTGTCAACTAAAATTTATTTGCAGTTCTAGTATTCAACCACAAGGAGACAGTGTTGCAACATATGACAGGTGATGGAGGAAGTTAAAAAAAGTGGGGGCTATATTTTTTTGTCCTCAAAATGTTCCTCATTTTGAAAAGTACTATGGAATTATGAGTGTTTGATTATCAAAGAACCGCCCACATGCAGTGGTAAGGTAATAAAATTGAAAACCACATTAGGTTAAATTAAGATTATAATTTACATGTAACAGTTTATTTGAAGATGTATGAGCAcattcactctcacacacagtgCAACTAAAATTTGCAAGACTGAGGAAAAAGTTATTTGAATGAGTGAAGCCCAAAGATACCAATTCCCCAGGGGTCAAATTGTTATGAAATGAATGATTTTGAATGACTTTGCATGAATATATAATTAAAGAAATCAATAGTTATTAGGAAAATGTGGtacaaaatctatttttaatggATACTTGTACAAATTAAAATCAgtaattgtgtttttacaaTAAATACTTTTTGATAATTTTCATAATTATAGAAGGTTCTCAAACCATCATGTTCTATTAACATTTTGCCTGtttttaatattgattaaataCACTTAGTTTATTAAAACACCACTGGTATATCTTTTACTACCTTACAGTCGGCGTTTTTCTCTGGAAACTTTGAATGTGTACCTTGTAAGGTCTCTGAGCTCTAAGTGATTTGGGGGGATGTAAgggtaaaacagaaaaaggagagCAAATATCCTCAGCAACAATTGGACTATATGTTTGAGCTCCCGCTTAGAGAACTCCTTCCTGTAACCAGAAGAGAGAGATTGTGTCATGGCTGCAGGGTGGAATGCCAACCAGCAGCAGTTTTGCTGCCTCAGCTGCTGATTTAACTTGATTTAATTAGAGTTCACTTAAGTTACTAATGTGATTTAATTTTGCACGTTTGACACGTGAGGCATTCATCCACTGTCTGTCTTAGTTAGTTGGTCATATCACTGCTTTGACtatgtgagtatgtgtgtgtgtgtgtgtgtgcatgtgtgtgtatgtatgtgtgtgtgtgtgtgtgtgtgtgtgtgtgtgtgtgtgtgtgtgtgtgcgtgggtgcgtGCGTGCTCACAAGCCAAAAGAGTCACATGCTCCTGCATTCTTTTGGGTTCTCATTTTCTcctgtgtgttttaatgagcCTTAGTTTTAGGGACAACATTTGCTCAGTTTGGGTACCCACATAATAATGACAGTGCTAGTCGTGTGTTCTAAGGAGTCCCAGAGTGAAACAATGAATTTGCTCTATTAACATCATCCTTAGCTCCTATCTAtccttgtctgtgtgtcttGTCACTTGCTACTTCAAATCATCAGCTGTTCAGTTATTTACtacagattattttttcttgtgtgGTTCTTTTGCACCATGCAGCTcagatctctgtgttgaataaagtcaactcgACTCGTAGAGAGTGGTTGAGGTCGTCAGGATGAGAGTCATTGAAAACCAGTCTTATAGGTCTTCCTGGATGGAGCACCAAAACTCCATAGTACATGGAGGGAAAGACCTCTTCCTAAGTGGAGTGAATGGCCAAACAGATGTCTTCTTTAACCCCTTTAtttcaaaccatctgtcttccttTGCCAAGATGTGTACATTGTTATCTTCAGATGAATGGCCCCTATCCTTCAGGTGCAGATGGACTGCTGGGTTCTGCCCTGAGGCATTTGATCTCCTGTGTTTTCCCATCTGCTTGCGGAGTGGCTGTTTTGTCTTCCCAATGCATAAGTCTGGAGGTCAGCTGTTAGGAAACAACTCATGGAAGATCACACCCTGTCACCCAGAACAAACCTCAGCCACATCTGCATTCAACTTTTGCATGAGTGCTACCTAGTTCCATCGGCAGAAATATGCCTGTACTATTGTGTCACAACCAGCCGACTTCTATATGGAACATGTAAAATACGAAGCCTTAACCTCTACACACCTTCACAGACACCATGCAGCTCAGTTAGCTGGTGGGTGTTTGTGTAAACTGCATTATAACCTAGACTGACACAACTCTCATAGCATAAGGCTAGATTCAAAGATAACACAGGTGGGTAATATTGCCTCAACAATagtttttctccctctctttctcttgctcCATATCTCCCCATCTGCGAGGATCTGTGTGCGTGAGGGCAATCTAATAAATCACTATATCTGCTTCGTGACCATTTTTCTCTATAACAGCCTTCTACATATTAATACAAGCATCGATCTTTTCTGCAGAGGCCAACGTATgccatatacacacacaaataaaagcacacatGAATGCACCGGGGTCCACTGATGTCTGCAAATGGAAAGAAGATGTCTCCTGCTTAATTAGTTGATCTTTTTTCCCATGGCATCGAAGAAAACTTGACACCACACAGTCCTAGGCCAGTTTTTTTGAGGCGGCAATTAAAATCATCCTGGTATTCAGTCTTAATGTGCCTCCTCTGGCTTCCAAGGACAAACTGCAGTACCTTGTCTCAAACAGGTCATCATCGCCCGTCAACTGCTCTTTATCAAGTGGCTGCAAGACATCGGGAGTGAAGAATAAGGTGACAAAAATTGCCTCCAACCAGGCCTACCTAAGCAGCTGTACCTTCTAAAGCATAAAGAAGCTTCTCTGTGGTGTGAAAAAGAGTGAATGCTGCTCAAAGACCCAGACCTCCCACTGCCTCACTGACTTTTCCCCTGCACACCGCTGAGATCTCATCAGTCTGTGATGGTCCTTGCAATCCAGGAGTTATTTGTGCTGCAGTTGttgtaattttctgttttcttctttttctataaATCCCATTCTCTCCTCTATCTACCCTATCTGCGTTTACTTTAGCTGACAATTTCCTACATCTTCCTACAGCACCAGAAGCCCAGGTGTGAACATGTTGAATTCAGCTTTGTATTTAAGGTTCAGCTGATGAGAAGAGATGAGAATGAGTAGCGCTGATTGTGACAGTGAGAGAAGCAAGAATCATATCCTTTTACTCATGACACAGCACGTCTGCTGAATGTATTGTACTCTGGTCCCTTGAGGGTACCGTTGGTGGATAGATTGTTGTGTGTTCCTCCTCTGTTGGTGGATTTCTTTCTGCCTGTGAAATGGTTGAAAGTCTGTGCAGAATGAAGAGTCTAGAAAGGACCATTTTGCTCAGTAATCTCAGGGGACTGACACCAAAACACGGATGTTTAGCCTACTGCTGTTATTTTAGAGAAATTCAGACCTGCATTTGCTAGCCTTTGTCAGTTATTCATACTACTGTAACCACAATAAATATAATAGAGTTCCACAGATAAACAGCCCTAAACAAGAAAAGTTTGAGATATTTTGTGGTTgctatttttctaaatattaaatttttgcCTGGAAGCTTTTACCTGAAAGAAACCTTTCCTTTct
This is a stretch of genomic DNA from Antennarius striatus isolate MH-2024 chromosome 11, ASM4005453v1, whole genome shotgun sequence. It encodes these proteins:
- the zc3h15 gene encoding zinc finger CCCH domain-containing protein 15, whose protein sequence is MPPKKPVQPTGNKKTQEKKKEKIIEDKTFGLKNKKGAKQQKFIKNVTQQVKYGQQSARQVAQADAEKTNKKTDKKKELDELNELFKPVVAAQKVSKGVDPKSVLCAFFKQGQCTKGDKCKFSHDLSMERKCEKRSVYVDERDEDLEKDTMENWDEKKLEEVVNKKHGEAEKKKAKTQIVCKYFLDAIENNKYGWFWVCPGGGDNCMYRHALPPGFVLKKDKKKEEREEEISLEELIENERLALGPDVTRITLETFLAWKKRKRQEKLDKAKEEMEKKKADFKAGKSLVVSGREVFEFRPELVDDDDAEADDTQYDNDEEEDSEIQINTTEVQDIDLSRFVPQEVDNSGITVASMDRFTSRNKTQPTKTDSEEQLNGACGGGETNGLSEAEGGEEDGEEDEVPVDENLFTGEDLEELDEELNTLALE